The DNA region ATGCCACATTGAAGAATGAAATAGTCGTGTCTTTAGTTCATAGTATTTGACTTTAGATTACAGACAAAAATGCGGAAAGAACTGATAAACTGGTTGAGTTTGTGATTTAACCATTCAATTGCCAGCTTATTTGACAAGGACTAGTGATCAACTCTTAATTTAACAGGAAATTCTTTGTTGGTTCACAATAGGTACCATTAAAAGATGGTGGTTGTGCTACAAAAAACAAGAGGAGGGTGCATTGCATTGATATAAATTGTTAGTGTTTGACTAGCTTCTGATATGTTCCATTTCTTTGTCGCAGAAAGAAGAAGGTAACGGATCGGAGCAAGTAAAAGAGGAGGCATCTCAGATAACACAAGTTTCCGAACCATCACCAGCCAAGCCAGAAGAAGTTGAGAAGGTCATTGATGCTCCCGTAACATCCGAGATAGGAAAAGCACTAGAAGTGGGATCAATTACTGCCGAGGCCCCCAAGGTGGAGACTTCCGAGGAGAAGAAGACAGAGGAAGTAAAATCAGAAACTAAGGCAGAGGAAGTAAAACCAGAAACTAAGACTCCTGCTGAGAAAGAGGAAGTTAAACCAGAAACTAAGGCACCTACTGAGAAGAAAGTTGAGGAAGTAAAACCAGAAACTAAGGCTCCTACCGAGAAGAAAGTAGAGGAAGTAAAACCAGAAACTAAGGCTCCTACCGAGAAGCAAGTAGAGGAAGTAAAACCAGAAACTAAGGCTCCTACTGAGAAGAAAGTAGAGGAAGTAAAACCAGAAACTAAGGCTCCCACTGAGAAGAAAGTAGAGGAAGTAAAACCAGAAACTAAGGCTCCTACTGAGAAGAAAGTTGAGGAG from Lycium barbarum isolate Lr01 chromosome 10, ASM1917538v2, whole genome shotgun sequence includes:
- the LOC132615079 gene encoding major latex allergen Hev b 5-like; the protein is MGACATKPKELKGEAPEDAQENVAVVADEDAERRRSLSNLFKEKEEGNGSEQVKEEASQITQVSEPSPAKPEEVEKVIDAPVTSEIGKALEVGSITAEAPKVETSEEKKTEEVKSETKAEEVKPETKTPAEKEEVKPETKAPTEKKVEEVKPETKAPTEKKVEEVKPETKAPTEKQVEEVKPETKAPTEKKVEEVKPETKAPTEKKVEEVKPETKAPTEKKVEEVKPETQAPAEKKIEEAPAAKNAPKSESPVETKAEEKPAAESKVTVIEAKKSS